One stretch of Niallia sp. XMNu-256 DNA includes these proteins:
- a CDS encoding TerC family protein: MEITLLLEYGWVLLLLIALEGLLAADNALVLAIMVRHLPEKERKKALFYGLAGAFVFRFGSLFIISYLVDVWQIQAIGALYLLFIAINHIVRKLAFKKGRDEQEESSKKKSGFWGTVFKVELADIAFAIDSILAAVALAMTLPNTNLPNIGGLDGGKFLVIFAGGLIGLIIMRFAANIFVKLLHSRPGLEIAAFAIVGWVGVKLAVLTLGHEAIGIIPHDFAHSTEWKLIFYGVLILIAVSGWFFTGTKKKRENQTAI, encoded by the coding sequence TTGGAAATTACATTACTCTTAGAATACGGTTGGGTTTTACTGTTATTGATTGCTTTAGAAGGGTTGTTAGCCGCTGATAATGCACTTGTACTTGCAATTATGGTTAGACATTTACCGGAAAAGGAACGGAAAAAGGCGTTATTTTATGGGCTTGCTGGAGCCTTTGTATTCCGGTTCGGTTCCTTATTTATCATTTCATACTTAGTCGACGTCTGGCAAATTCAAGCAATTGGCGCGTTATATTTATTATTTATTGCTATAAATCACATAGTTCGAAAGCTTGCGTTTAAAAAAGGTAGGGACGAACAGGAAGAGTCAAGTAAAAAGAAATCAGGTTTCTGGGGAACCGTTTTTAAAGTGGAATTGGCCGATATTGCCTTTGCCATTGATTCTATATTAGCAGCAGTTGCACTAGCGATGACCTTGCCAAATACCAATTTGCCAAATATTGGAGGCTTGGATGGCGGAAAATTCCTTGTTATTTTTGCAGGAGGGTTAATCGGCTTAATCATTATGCGGTTTGCGGCCAACATTTTTGTTAAGCTGCTTCATTCAAGACCAGGTCTAGAAATTGCTGCTTTTGCGATTGTTGGCTGGGTCGGTGTAAAATTAGCAGTGTTAACTCTTGGACATGAGGCCATTGGAATCATTCCACATGATTTTGCACATTCAACAGAATGGAAGTTAATTTTCTATGGCGTATTGATTTTGATTGCTGTAAGTGGTTGGTTTTTTACTGGGACTAAAAAGAAGAGAGAAAACCAAACAGCTATTTAA
- a CDS encoding protein-glutamine gamma-glutamyltransferase: MIQIIGMTSFPQDLLPTGSVEHAIFQKMQNDPNYYYYHSLNELIFELTLRKNIISSAISMNYSGVSFEVFSTSRCNPQYWSLTSTGGFLLKPGIPPSDAIEDIFKNGFLYGFECATAIMIIFYHAVLKSIDKFLFNQLFHNLYLYSWHADTDLGIHSKNMDHILPGDVIYFNNPDFDPNVSWLRGENAVVLGDGKYFAHGVGIQSAEEIINFLNSNRIPGSTRSAYRTNYVTRPSFKYLAQFMQPLREISQNTFQYAIIHHNQASIPCNQYEALLYRYYQPTHPLRIR; the protein is encoded by the coding sequence TTGATTCAAATCATTGGTATGACTAGTTTTCCTCAAGACTTGTTGCCAACTGGTAGTGTAGAACATGCTATATTCCAAAAAATGCAGAATGATCCCAATTATTATTACTATCATTCCCTTAATGAATTGATCTTTGAACTAACATTACGGAAAAATATCATTTCGAGTGCCATTTCGATGAATTATAGTGGTGTATCATTTGAAGTATTTTCTACGTCGCGCTGTAATCCACAATATTGGAGTTTGACGAGCACAGGTGGTTTTTTACTTAAACCAGGGATCCCCCCTTCTGATGCCATTGAAGATATTTTTAAAAATGGCTTTCTTTACGGATTTGAATGCGCAACAGCCATTATGATCATTTTTTATCATGCTGTCCTAAAAAGCATCGATAAATTTCTTTTCAACCAATTGTTTCATAATCTTTATCTATATAGTTGGCATGCGGACACAGACTTAGGAATCCATTCTAAAAATATGGATCATATTTTACCAGGTGACGTTATTTATTTTAATAATCCTGATTTTGATCCGAACGTTTCTTGGTTAAGAGGAGAAAATGCAGTTGTACTTGGTGATGGCAAGTATTTCGCACATGGAGTTGGCATTCAAAGTGCAGAAGAAATAATTAATTTTCTTAATTCAAACCGTATACCAGGAAGTACACGATCGGCTTATCGAACCAATTACGTGACAAGGCCATCATTTAAATATTTAGCACAATTCATGCAACCATTGCGGGAAATTTCACAAAATACGTTTCAATATGCTATTATCCACCATAATCAAGCTTCAATTCCTTGTAATCAATATGAAGCTCTTTTATATCGATATTATCAGCCCACACACCCGCTTCGGATAAGGTGA
- a CDS encoding aromatic acid exporter family protein, producing MKLGPRVIKTGIAVALALYICSVLNLDQAVFAGIAAIHTIQPSIYRTWKQGRNQVLANIMGGIIALLGVYFLGNDPFSIGLVMIIVIAISLKIKMAETIALTLVTVLAIMSAPGNEDISYAIHRFIVTFIGLISALLVNTLISPPNYKKTYIAKVHSVFQNMSILMRTAISDEMTEKFFQEQMSQLEDHLLQLEEQYKLFSEERGKIGKLNHLDLREIVVFKQMFKSLQQGFIVLEDIDSFYFRCQPTPEDDQLFDQKLEQLSKYHELFLMKFDGNIKENEPHFHEDFMNEAEIFLENVMTAYSRDKKPQLTVIGSSIYNYAYQIDRLNTVVEQYMKKGQ from the coding sequence GTGAAGTTAGGTCCGCGCGTGATAAAGACTGGAATTGCCGTTGCCTTGGCATTATATATTTGTTCAGTACTCAATTTGGATCAAGCGGTGTTTGCAGGGATTGCTGCAATTCACACCATACAACCGTCCATTTATCGAACATGGAAACAGGGAAGAAATCAAGTGCTAGCCAATATAATGGGTGGAATCATTGCCCTTTTAGGTGTCTATTTTCTAGGGAATGACCCATTCTCAATTGGACTCGTCATGATTATTGTAATTGCAATTAGTTTAAAAATTAAAATGGCCGAAACCATTGCCCTTACTTTAGTCACCGTTCTTGCGATTATGAGCGCGCCTGGAAACGAGGATATCAGTTATGCTATTCACCGTTTCATTGTGACCTTTATTGGGTTAATTTCTGCCTTATTAGTTAATACGTTGATTTCGCCACCAAACTATAAGAAAACTTATATCGCAAAGGTCCACAGTGTTTTTCAAAACATGTCCATACTTATGAGAACTGCAATTTCAGATGAGATGACAGAGAAGTTTTTTCAAGAACAAATGAGTCAATTAGAAGATCACCTTTTACAATTAGAGGAACAATACAAACTTTTTAGTGAAGAACGGGGAAAAATAGGGAAATTGAATCATTTAGACTTGCGAGAAATCGTTGTTTTTAAACAAATGTTTAAATCACTCCAACAAGGCTTCATCGTATTAGAAGATATTGACTCTTTTTATTTTCGGTGTCAACCTACACCCGAAGATGATCAGTTGTTTGACCAAAAACTTGAGCAGCTTAGTAAGTATCATGAACTCTTTTTAATGAAATTTGATGGAAATATCAAAGAGAATGAACCACATTTTCATGAAGACTTTATGAATGAAGCTGAAATTTTTCTTGAAAATGTGATGACAGCTTACAGCCGGGATAAAAAACCTCAACTTACCGTCATCGGTTCTTCTATCTATAACTATGCTTATCAAATTGACCGCTTAAATACAGTTGTGGAACAATATATGAAAAAAGGTCAGTAG
- a CDS encoding DUF6376 family protein, which yields MRKLWIGILITVGLVLGGCSFVEEANNTVSYVNEATSYLNEVNDFVNEVPAIASEAVNDPQTLTELESKLIDMKNEIQSFSEVQAPEITADLHQQILDYSQQAEEGIDLYLTHIEEGKFDPSILEDAELFQTLEEITTIVDEIKQLGL from the coding sequence ATGAGAAAATTATGGATCGGGATATTGATCACCGTTGGATTGGTTCTTGGTGGATGTTCTTTTGTCGAAGAAGCGAATAACACAGTAAGTTATGTAAATGAGGCAACAAGCTATTTAAATGAGGTTAATGACTTTGTAAATGAAGTACCTGCTATTGCATCAGAAGCTGTTAATGATCCACAGACTTTGACTGAATTAGAGTCAAAGCTTATTGATATGAAGAATGAAATTCAATCTTTTAGTGAGGTTCAAGCACCAGAAATTACAGCGGATCTTCATCAACAAATACTAGATTATAGTCAACAAGCTGAAGAAGGTATTGACCTATATTTAACTCATATCGAGGAAGGGAAATTTGACCCAAGCATTCTAGAAGATGCAGAATTATTTCAGACACTAGAAGAGATCACAACGATTGTTGACGAAATTAAACAGCTAGGTCTATAA
- a CDS encoding NAD-dependent protein deacylase: MNHTNLETCTNIINEAKNIVVLTGAGISTESGIKDFRSSQGLYQLAPEYILSLDYFYQHPKEFYQFTIENLYHPKAEPNQGHEVLAKWEQIGKVSSIITQNIDGLHQKAGSKEVIEFHGTVESAKCLNCGKRYTTNDMIARRNQMDDFYICNHCQTVHSRERYIKPDVVLYGDAGEWFTPLGFHSIIEKIEQADCILVLGTSLKVTPFSNFPTYRRVGVPMIIVNKGDTPYDNGSHTYVIGESIGKTLGIIDKNLK, from the coding sequence ATGAACCATACAAATCTCGAAACATGCACAAATATAATAAATGAGGCAAAAAATATTGTTGTTTTAACTGGAGCAGGAATAAGTACAGAATCTGGGATTAAAGATTTTCGTTCAAGTCAAGGTCTTTATCAATTAGCTCCTGAATATATTTTGTCACTTGATTATTTTTATCAGCATCCGAAAGAGTTTTATCAATTTACAATTGAAAATCTGTACCATCCAAAAGCTGAACCGAACCAAGGCCATGAAGTTTTAGCAAAGTGGGAACAAATTGGAAAAGTTTCAAGTATTATTACACAAAACATTGACGGTCTTCATCAAAAAGCAGGGAGTAAAGAGGTTATCGAGTTTCATGGTACCGTTGAATCTGCAAAATGTTTAAATTGTGGCAAGCGTTATACAACGAATGATATGATTGCACGAAGAAATCAGATGGATGATTTCTATATTTGTAATCACTGCCAAACGGTCCATTCACGAGAACGATATATTAAACCAGATGTTGTTTTATATGGTGATGCTGGAGAGTGGTTCACCCCACTAGGTTTTCATTCAATAATTGAAAAGATCGAACAAGCGGATTGTATTTTAGTTTTGGGGACAAGTCTAAAAGTAACACCGTTTTCAAACTTTCCTACCTACCGTAGAGTAGGGGTTCCTATGATTATTGTTAATAAAGGGGATACCCCATATGACAATGGTAGTCATACATATGTGATTGGTGAATCAATCGGGAAAACGCTTGGAATTATAGATAAAAATTTAAAGTAG
- a CDS encoding BCCT family transporter — MKKMSNVFNISAGILALLVIIGILLPRTLEAVTANVQAFISNAFGWYYLIVVTIFLIICLYLLISPVGRLKLGKQDDQPEFSRPTWIAMLFSAGMGIGLVFYGSAEPISHYAISSPTGITGTPQAVKDSLRFTFFHWGLHAWAIYGIVALILAYFSFRKDLPVTISATLKPILGDRVNGKLGKTIDILAILSTVFGVATTLGFGAAQINGGLSYLYNVPSSFWIQLLIIIVFTVLFIGSALSGVGKGIKILSNVNMLLAFILLVLLFSLGPTMFILNIFTDTIGGYFQNLPNMSFRIAPLNAENRLWINAWTIFYWAWWIAWSPFVGIFIARISKGRTIKEFVFNVLLIPSVVGFFWFSTFGGTAISLEARGIANISELATEESLFGVFANFPLGTVMSILALILIAVFFVTSADSGTYVLAMMSKHGDPNPPNRLKVIWGVLLALIAIALLYSGGLLALQNTMIIAALPFSIIMILMTASLLKSINEEAKESNKHIVPKPSKSK, encoded by the coding sequence ATGAAGAAAATGTCTAATGTTTTTAATATTTCAGCTGGTATTTTAGCTTTATTAGTAATCATAGGAATTCTATTACCAAGGACGCTTGAAGCCGTCACAGCCAATGTTCAAGCATTTATTTCTAACGCTTTCGGTTGGTATTATTTAATCGTAGTCACAATTTTTCTGATCATCTGCTTGTATTTATTAATTTCTCCAGTTGGTAGATTAAAATTGGGCAAGCAAGATGATCAACCAGAGTTCTCTAGACCAACCTGGATTGCAATGTTGTTTAGCGCTGGAATGGGAATCGGTCTTGTGTTCTATGGATCTGCTGAACCGATTAGCCATTATGCTATAAGTTCACCAACAGGGATCACGGGTACCCCGCAAGCTGTTAAAGATTCTTTACGTTTTACATTCTTTCATTGGGGATTACATGCATGGGCCATTTATGGCATTGTAGCCTTGATTTTAGCTTACTTTAGTTTTCGAAAAGATTTACCAGTTACGATTAGTGCCACACTAAAGCCTATTCTAGGTGATCGTGTAAACGGAAAGCTTGGGAAAACGATTGATATTTTAGCAATTTTATCGACAGTTTTTGGAGTTGCGACGACACTTGGATTTGGTGCAGCCCAGATAAATGGCGGACTTTCTTATCTATATAACGTTCCTTCTAGTTTTTGGATCCAATTACTTATCATTATTGTTTTCACCGTTTTATTTATTGGGTCAGCATTATCTGGGGTTGGAAAAGGCATTAAAATATTAAGTAATGTCAATATGTTACTTGCCTTCATACTATTGGTTTTGTTGTTTAGCTTAGGGCCTACGATGTTCATTTTAAATATATTTACAGATACGATCGGTGGATATTTCCAAAATTTACCAAATATGAGTTTTCGCATCGCCCCATTAAATGCAGAAAATCGATTATGGATTAACGCATGGACAATCTTTTATTGGGCATGGTGGATTGCTTGGTCTCCATTTGTTGGCATTTTTATTGCAAGAATCTCAAAAGGAAGAACAATAAAAGAGTTTGTTTTTAATGTTTTGCTCATTCCTTCGGTTGTTGGATTTTTCTGGTTCTCTACTTTTGGGGGTACGGCAATTTCATTAGAGGCACGTGGGATTGCTAATATTTCAGAACTTGCTACAGAAGAATCTTTATTTGGAGTTTTCGCGAATTTTCCACTTGGCACAGTTATGTCCATCCTTGCGCTTATTTTAATTGCGGTATTTTTTGTCACATCCGCGGATTCTGGAACTTATGTTTTAGCAATGATGTCTAAGCATGGAGATCCCAATCCACCTAACCGTTTAAAAGTTATTTGGGGAGTTCTATTAGCGTTAATCGCGATCGCACTTTTATATTCAGGTGGACTTTTAGCGCTTCAAAACACAATGATTATTGCTGCCTTGCCTTTTTCAATTATTATGATCCTCATGACAGCTAGTTTACTGAAATCAATTAATGAGGAAGCAAAAGAATCAAATAAGCACATTGTTCCGAAACCATCAAAATCAAAATAA
- a CDS encoding YdiU family protein, giving the protein MKNDQISLGWNFSNSYVKLPTLFYSKQNPDPVEEPEIVIFNEVLAKQLGLNIIEHRKEAAAVFAGNQTPEGAIPIAQAYAGHQFGHFARLGDGRAILLGEHVTPDEERFDIQLKGSGRTPYSRGGDGRAALGPMLREYIISEAMHNLGIPTTRSLAVVTTGEPIHRETVLPGAILTRIASSHIRVGTFQYAANWGDKENLKTLADYTINRHFPDLEQSEERYLNFLREVINRQAFLISKWQLVGFIHGVMNTDNVTISGETIDYGPCAFMDTYDPATVFSSIDREGRYAYGNQPYIGAWNLARFAEALLPLLDDNQEQAVELAEKEISKFSELFGKYWLDGMRAKLGLMDEGQEDEELIKDLLQLMQEYRADYTNTFRALTLDKLDGEKLFEKEGFQLWYQRWQHRLNSQQEKETAIRLMRKSNPAVIPRNHRVEEALNAAVEEEDLSVMEKLLDALADPYAYSKQQEEYCEFPASTDQPYRTFCGT; this is encoded by the coding sequence ATGAAAAACGATCAAATATCTCTAGGTTGGAATTTCAGTAATAGTTATGTTAAGCTACCTACCCTCTTTTATAGCAAACAAAACCCCGATCCTGTCGAAGAACCGGAGATTGTAATTTTTAATGAAGTTTTAGCTAAGCAACTTGGATTGAATATTATAGAACACAGAAAAGAGGCTGCAGCCGTATTTGCTGGAAACCAAACTCCTGAAGGAGCGATCCCTATCGCACAAGCATATGCTGGGCATCAATTCGGGCATTTTGCAAGGCTAGGAGATGGTCGCGCAATCCTGCTCGGGGAACATGTTACACCTGATGAAGAGCGTTTCGATATTCAGCTTAAAGGCTCAGGTCGAACCCCATATTCTCGAGGAGGCGATGGACGTGCAGCACTGGGACCTATGCTTCGTGAATATATTATCAGTGAAGCAATGCATAATCTAGGAATCCCAACGACTCGAAGTTTAGCAGTTGTGACAACAGGTGAGCCGATTCATCGTGAAACTGTTTTGCCTGGTGCTATTTTGACACGTATTGCCTCAAGTCATATACGTGTTGGCACATTTCAATATGCTGCCAACTGGGGAGATAAGGAAAACCTAAAAACGCTGGCTGATTATACAATTAATAGGCATTTTCCTGATCTAGAACAGAGTGAGGAGCGCTATTTAAATTTCTTACGCGAAGTGATAAATCGTCAAGCATTTCTTATTTCAAAATGGCAATTGGTTGGTTTTATCCACGGGGTGATGAATACCGATAATGTAACGATAAGCGGAGAAACCATTGATTACGGCCCGTGTGCTTTTATGGATACTTATGATCCTGCAACTGTATTTAGCTCCATTGATCGAGAGGGCCGCTACGCTTACGGGAATCAACCTTATATCGGTGCGTGGAATCTTGCTCGTTTTGCTGAGGCTTTATTGCCATTATTAGATGATAATCAAGAACAAGCTGTTGAATTGGCTGAAAAGGAAATTTCTAAGTTTTCAGAGCTATTTGGTAAATATTGGCTAGATGGGATGAGGGCCAAACTTGGCTTAATGGATGAAGGCCAGGAGGACGAGGAATTAATTAAAGATCTCTTACAACTTATGCAAGAATATCGCGCAGATTATACGAACACATTCCGTGCGTTGACATTGGATAAGTTAGACGGGGAAAAGCTATTTGAGAAAGAAGGCTTTCAACTATGGTATCAACGTTGGCAGCACCGGTTGAACAGTCAGCAAGAGAAGGAAACGGCGATTAGATTGATGAGAAAGAGCAATCCCGCTGTTATTCCACGTAATCATCGAGTTGAAGAAGCGCTTAATGCTGCTGTTGAAGAAGAAGATTTAAGTGTCATGGAGAAACTTCTAGACGCACTCGCAGATCCATATGCATACAGCAAACAACAAGAAGAGTATTGTGAATTTCCTGCATCAACTGACCAACCTTATCGAACCTTTTGTGGAACATGA
- a CDS encoding guanylate kinase → MYNIKEKEQIFIYTGPDGSGRKTIAKMVATSFDMETVLSYTTRSPRHYEKDGEDYYFINEAQFKKMEQNHEFLECVKIDGFYYGIREQDIVNAFKKHQLVYLTLNPEGTEKLKRMYGDQVTRLFIYADKDTVYNRLKARQESDEDIKRHMNHYQENMNYKNQCEHVFENFDLPQVSYQVSEVIEAFLERNLIITD, encoded by the coding sequence ATGTATAACATTAAAGAAAAAGAACAAATTTTTATTTACACAGGCCCAGATGGTTCTGGAAGAAAAACAATCGCTAAAATGGTCGCAACATCCTTTGATATGGAAACCGTTCTTTCCTATACTACTCGTTCCCCACGCCATTATGAAAAAGATGGCGAGGATTATTATTTTATAAATGAAGCTCAGTTTAAAAAGATGGAACAAAATCATGAATTTCTTGAATGTGTTAAAATTGATGGCTTTTATTATGGAATTCGTGAACAAGATATTGTCAATGCATTTAAGAAACACCAACTTGTCTATTTAACTCTTAATCCAGAAGGTACCGAAAAGTTAAAGCGAATGTATGGAGATCAAGTAACACGACTATTCATTTATGCCGATAAGGATACCGTCTATAATCGTTTGAAAGCTCGACAAGAAAGTGATGAGGATATAAAACGTCATATGAATCACTATCAAGAAAATATGAACTATAAAAATCAATGTGAACATGTTTTTGAAAATTTTGATCTCCCTCAAGTTTCATATCAAGTTAGTGAAGTTATTGAAGCCTTTTTAGAAAGAAATTTAATTATTACGGATTAA
- a CDS encoding cell wall hydrolase: MKKLTTLFIILGTFLVTTSASAYTVVKGDTMSKLTQNYNLSLDQLAITNPQIQNFDLIDVGQRVNIASSDPTTIPTITANNHEVTEEDHNIIEVSSQAGAENHLTSNENTSSVAGIAENISNEVVDLLARLVRSEANTESCEGKKAVAEVVLNRMENSQFPDSITEVIYEPGQFQPVTNGEIHKPTTEESMQAVQAAFSDGHDVTGDSLFFYNPDIATNRWLDTRDTTVVIGDHVLKK; this comes from the coding sequence TTGAAAAAACTAACGACGCTTTTTATTATTCTCGGAACATTTCTTGTAACAACATCTGCATCTGCATACACGGTTGTAAAAGGAGACACGATGTCAAAATTAACACAGAATTACAACTTATCGTTAGATCAATTGGCAATCACCAATCCACAAATACAAAACTTTGATTTGATCGATGTTGGACAAAGGGTTAATATTGCAAGTTCAGATCCAACAACAATTCCAACCATCACTGCGAACAACCATGAAGTGACAGAAGAAGACCATAATATAATAGAGGTAAGTTCCCAGGCTGGTGCTGAGAATCATTTAACCTCTAATGAAAATACATCCTCTGTTGCAGGAATTGCAGAAAATATATCTAATGAAGTGGTTGATTTGTTGGCTCGTTTAGTTCGCTCAGAAGCCAATACCGAATCTTGTGAAGGAAAAAAGGCTGTAGCTGAAGTGGTCTTAAATCGGATGGAAAACTCACAGTTTCCTGACAGTATTACTGAAGTAATTTATGAGCCAGGCCAATTTCAACCAGTTACAAATGGTGAAATCCATAAACCAACTACTGAGGAATCCATGCAAGCGGTTCAAGCCGCCTTTTCAGATGGACATGATGTTACGGGGGACTCTTTATTCTTTTATAACCCAGATATCGCTACGAATCGTTGGTTAGATACAAGAGACACAACAGTTGTGATTGGAGATCATGTATTAAAAAAATAA
- a CDS encoding LLM class flavin-dependent oxidoreductase: MTKINIPVSVLNLAPIREGDEPKEAIDAVVDLAQATEKMGYKRYWIAEHHNSSNLVSSATAILIKHVLEHTKEIAIGSGGIMLPNHSPLVVAEQFGTMATIYPGRVELGLGRAPGTDMMTASALRRSQNDSVFTFPNDVKSLLTYFGPEEIQSYVKAYPGVGTGVPIYILGSSTDSAHLAASLGLPYVFASHFAPRYMEAAIRIYREKFQPSQYLDKPYMIVCLNVIAAESDEEAEFLSSTMQQFFLNVVKNTQMKLQPPVESLNGNWSPMEREMASSMTSVTLLGSKDSIRQQLIKFQEHYDVEEIMAVSYIYDKVKQKRSYEILKEVVDGK; the protein is encoded by the coding sequence ATGACGAAAATAAATATACCTGTATCCGTTTTAAATTTGGCACCGATCAGAGAAGGAGATGAACCAAAAGAAGCGATTGATGCGGTGGTAGACCTAGCTCAAGCAACAGAAAAAATGGGCTATAAACGCTATTGGATTGCAGAACACCATAATTCATCTAATCTAGTTAGTTCAGCAACAGCAATTTTGATTAAACATGTGCTGGAACATACAAAAGAAATAGCGATTGGCTCTGGGGGTATTATGTTGCCAAATCATTCGCCACTTGTTGTAGCGGAGCAATTTGGAACGATGGCTACAATATATCCTGGGCGTGTGGAATTAGGACTTGGCCGGGCTCCCGGAACAGATATGATGACTGCAAGTGCTTTAAGACGTTCTCAAAATGACTCTGTTTTCACGTTTCCAAATGATGTGAAATCACTGCTTACTTATTTTGGACCAGAGGAAATCCAATCATATGTGAAAGCTTATCCAGGTGTAGGAACAGGAGTTCCGATTTATATTCTAGGTTCGTCAACAGACTCGGCACATTTAGCAGCAAGCCTTGGACTTCCGTATGTTTTTGCTTCCCATTTTGCACCAAGATATATGGAAGCGGCGATTCGTATTTATCGTGAGAAATTCCAACCATCTCAATATTTAGATAAGCCATATATGATTGTTTGTTTAAATGTAATTGCGGCAGAATCTGATGAGGAAGCAGAGTTTTTATCTTCGACGATGCAACAGTTCTTTCTAAATGTCGTTAAAAACACACAAATGAAGCTGCAACCACCTGTTGAATCGTTAAATGGAAATTGGTCACCAATGGAAAGAGAAATGGCTTCTTCCATGACAAGTGTGACATTATTAGGAAGCAAGGATTCAATTCGTCAGCAATTAATAAAATTTCAAGAACATTATGATGTAGAAGAAATCATGGCTGTTTCCTATATTTATGATAAGGTTAAACAGAAGAGGTCTTATGAGATTTTAAAGGAAGTTGTTGACGGAAAGTAA
- the corA gene encoding magnesium/cobalt transporter CorA, protein MIRIIGITSDYELETNLSINNVKFSRYLWYWVDFTEPTNEDLSHLSKTFHFHPLSIEDCIHRLQRPKLDYYDTYTFFVTHTVKEEGRELIKEELNFFIGEDYIVSYHRQPVIEVTQVWDRLLARKNLNKWDPYFVFYDILDKIVDNYFPIIYQIEDELDRIEDNTQNKSMDYLMNELFEVRYMVLTLRHTVNPMRDLLYRMLNSHHLKGIHKRREYFSNIYDHLLKISEMLMSNRELTADIRDSYLSLNSHQTNHVMKVLTIITSIFSPLTFIAGIYGMNFKNIPELGWEYSYFIILGIMLLISILMILWFKKKRWF, encoded by the coding sequence ATGATTAGAATAATTGGAATAACAAGCGATTATGAGTTAGAAACAAATCTTTCTATTAATAATGTTAAATTTTCTCGGTATCTTTGGTATTGGGTAGACTTCACGGAGCCAACTAATGAGGATCTAAGCCATTTATCTAAAACTTTCCATTTTCATCCACTATCAATTGAAGATTGTATCCATCGACTTCAGCGGCCGAAATTAGACTATTACGATACATATACTTTTTTTGTTACTCATACCGTAAAAGAAGAGGGAAGAGAGCTTATTAAAGAGGAATTAAATTTCTTTATAGGGGAAGATTACATTGTTTCCTATCATCGTCAACCAGTTATTGAAGTTACACAAGTGTGGGATCGGTTATTAGCTCGAAAGAACCTTAATAAGTGGGACCCGTATTTTGTGTTTTACGATATCCTCGATAAGATTGTCGATAATTACTTTCCGATTATCTATCAAATTGAAGACGAATTAGATCGGATAGAAGATAATACACAAAACAAATCAATGGATTATTTAATGAATGAACTGTTCGAAGTTCGTTATATGGTTTTAACATTAAGACATACAGTAAATCCAATGCGTGACTTGCTTTATCGAATGTTAAATTCCCACCACCTTAAAGGAATTCATAAACGGAGAGAATACTTTTCTAATATTTATGATCATTTACTAAAAATATCGGAGATGCTTATGTCGAATCGTGAATTAACAGCTGATATCCGAGATAGTTATCTTTCCTTAAATTCGCACCAAACGAATCATGTGATGAAAGTGTTAACGATCATTACCTCGATTTTTTCGCCATTAACATTTATTGCTGGTATATATGGAATGAACTTTAAGAATATACCAGAGTTAGGATGGGAGTATAGTTATTTTATTATTTTAGGGATCATGCTCTTAATAAGTATCCTCATGATTCTATGGTTTAAGAAAAAGAGATGGTTTTAA